In a single window of the Pseudodesulfovibrio profundus genome:
- a CDS encoding metallophosphoesterase yields the protein MFGTILLTAAALMVGYIFWRMGGLPLFDRISWPIRLGLCVLSWVSVWLGRAFCHGRDEQWASVIELAGMNLLVVIFLTFVLLLFVDIITGFGFFMPRMTPKLRGAAFLAGLLLSGLAMVQGLRSPVITEYEVALPELPLDIDGMVIAGLSDLHIGSQQDTDWLKARIEQTMSMQPDMIVLLGDIFEGHSLNYDGLLPVLRTLRAPFGVFAVQGNHEQYGREGNPMQLMADAGFNVLLNKWESPASGLIIAGVEDLTIHSRMAATADPITETLSDRPAGSTVLLSHTPLRTAEAAAQGVGLMLSGHTHAGQVWPFGYLVRLRYPLLEGRHEVDSMTVIICRGTGIWGPRMRLWRPSEILRVTLRSK from the coding sequence ATGTTCGGAACTATCCTTCTGACTGCGGCTGCCCTAATGGTTGGGTACATCTTCTGGCGCATGGGGGGCCTCCCCCTGTTCGACCGCATTTCCTGGCCGATACGCTTGGGCCTCTGTGTCCTGTCCTGGGTCTCCGTCTGGTTGGGCAGAGCGTTTTGTCATGGCCGCGATGAACAATGGGCTTCGGTCATTGAACTTGCTGGAATGAACCTGTTAGTCGTCATTTTTCTCACGTTCGTCCTGCTGCTGTTCGTAGACATCATCACCGGATTCGGTTTTTTCATGCCACGCATGACACCCAAGCTGCGGGGGGCGGCGTTCTTGGCCGGACTGCTCCTGTCGGGATTGGCCATGGTGCAAGGGCTACGTTCGCCTGTAATCACGGAGTACGAGGTAGCCCTGCCCGAATTACCGCTCGACATCGACGGTATGGTCATTGCCGGACTGTCGGACCTTCATATCGGCTCCCAACAGGACACGGACTGGCTCAAAGCTCGCATAGAGCAAACCATGTCCATGCAGCCGGACATGATCGTGCTGCTCGGGGACATCTTCGAGGGACACAGCCTAAACTATGACGGATTGCTGCCCGTGCTACGCACCCTTCGCGCACCGTTTGGTGTCTTTGCGGTTCAGGGCAACCACGAGCAATATGGCCGTGAGGGGAATCCCATGCAGCTCATGGCTGATGCCGGATTCAATGTGCTGCTCAACAAGTGGGAGTCCCCGGCATCGGGGCTGATCATAGCCGGAGTGGAGGATCTAACCATCCACTCACGCATGGCAGCAACCGCAGACCCCATAACCGAAACATTGTCAGACCGTCCTGCCGGGTCCACCGTTCTGCTGTCGCACACCCCACTACGCACCGCAGAGGCGGCTGCACAAGGCGTCGGACTGATGCTAAGCGGCCATACCCACGCAGGGCAAGTTTGGCCTTTCGGTTATCTGGTGCGGCTGCGCTACCCACTGCTGGAAGGACGTCACGAGGTCGACTCGATGACAGTCATCATCTGCCGGGGAACCGGCATTTGGGGGCCGCGCATGCGTCTGTGGAGGCCAAGCGAAATCCTGCGGGTCACCTTACGGTCGAAATAA
- a CDS encoding SH3 domain-containing protein — MMYRVRSEYLEAPDHPIEIKQGEVLEFVEESDAEGDWANWVYCKGVNKEGWVPKQILEINNNNILVLKNYSAKEHNLTTGEILHAEYELNGWIWCEKEGSRGLCAWAPLNHLVKI; from the coding sequence ATGATGTATAGAGTGAGAAGTGAATACCTTGAAGCACCAGATCACCCCATTGAAATCAAGCAAGGTGAAGTTTTAGAGTTTGTAGAAGAGTCTGATGCTGAAGGGGATTGGGCTAACTGGGTATATTGTAAAGGCGTAAATAAAGAGGGGTGGGTTCCTAAACAAATACTCGAAATAAATAATAATAACATTTTAGTTTTAAAGAATTATTCTGCCAAGGAACACAATTTGACTACGGGCGAAATCTTGCACGCTGAATATGAACTTAATGGCTGGATATGGTGTGAAAAAGAAGGCTCCAGAGGTCTTTGCGCTTGGGCCCCTTTAAATCATCTCGTTAAGATTTGA
- the secG gene encoding preprotein translocase subunit SecG: METLVIVIHVLACIFLIGAVMLQSGHEGMGVIFGGGSSTMFGSSGAGGLLVKVTAGLAAVFLVTSLTYNVLTGTKVSQNESLMLQGEETVQPIVPAEQQKPAVQFKDTGSEEKSE; this comes from the coding sequence TTGGAAACTTTAGTTATTGTCATTCATGTTTTAGCTTGCATCTTTCTGATCGGTGCTGTAATGCTTCAGTCCGGTCACGAGGGGATGGGAGTCATCTTCGGCGGCGGTAGCTCCACAATGTTCGGTAGCTCGGGCGCAGGTGGACTTCTCGTCAAGGTAACCGCAGGGTTGGCAGCTGTCTTTCTGGTGACTTCTTTGACCTACAACGTCCTCACAGGCACCAAGGTTTCTCAAAATGAATCCTTGATGCTCCAGGGCGAGGAAACGGTCCAGCCGATCGTTCCCGCTGAGCAGCAAAAGCCTGCAGTTCAGTTTAAAGATACTGGTAGCGAAGAAAAGAGCGAATAG
- the tpiA gene encoding triose-phosphate isomerase, giving the protein MKKLMAANWKMFKTRDEAVTTARKLVELVSGKLPDDREVLVFPPSTCLHGVAEVFESAEGFSAGGQNFYPASEGAFTGELSPEMLKDSGAKYGLTGHSERRHILRETDDFVGDKTTFGLKKGLRIVLCVGETLDERKGNKVEEALERQMRQGLKDVPTETAPEDISIAYEPVWAIGTGEVAGPKEIEEAHAFVRKTLISYFGEKASDIRILYGGSVKPANCGEIIALDNVDGVLVGGASLDGESFSEIVLAD; this is encoded by the coding sequence ATGAAAAAATTAATGGCTGCCAACTGGAAAATGTTCAAAACCAGAGATGAAGCTGTGACCACAGCTCGTAAACTTGTCGAGCTGGTTTCAGGTAAGCTCCCAGACGATCGTGAAGTGCTGGTCTTTCCTCCTTCTACCTGCCTGCATGGTGTAGCGGAAGTTTTTGAGTCTGCTGAGGGGTTCTCGGCGGGGGGACAAAACTTTTATCCTGCGAGTGAGGGAGCGTTTACTGGGGAGTTGTCGCCCGAAATGCTCAAGGATTCAGGGGCAAAGTATGGTTTAACTGGCCATTCTGAGCGTCGGCATATCCTTCGGGAGACTGACGATTTTGTCGGTGATAAAACTACCTTTGGCCTGAAAAAGGGGCTGCGTATTGTACTATGCGTTGGCGAAACCCTCGATGAACGCAAAGGAAATAAGGTTGAAGAAGCTTTAGAGCGACAAATGCGTCAGGGGCTTAAAGATGTACCGACAGAGACTGCACCGGAAGACATCTCCATTGCTTATGAGCCGGTTTGGGCCATTGGGACCGGTGAAGTCGCTGGGCCAAAAGAAATTGAAGAAGCACATGCTTTCGTCAGAAAAACTCTGATTTCCTATTTTGGAGAAAAGGCAAGTGATATCAGGATTTTATATGGCGGAAGTGTGAAGCCCGCAAATTGTGGAGAGATTATTGCGCTTGACAATGTCGACGGAGTATTGGTAGGAGGCGCGAGCTTGGACGGCGAAAGCTTTTCTGAGATCGTTTTGGCCGACTAA
- a CDS encoding phosphoglycerate kinase: MKFIDQAEIQGKKLLFRVDFNVPLDGDVITDDNRIQAAIPTLKYALKNGAAIILCAHLGKPKGKVVPELSLAPVAKRTAELLGIDVPLAFDSVGENARVMAAELKPGQAMMLENLRFNPEETGKTEQARGDFGKKLASLADVYVNDAFGVAHRENASVVDIPRHAKECCAGFLLKKELEYLGDALSDPKRPYVCISGGAKVSSKLGILNNLLGKVDDIIIGGAMANTFLLAQGQSVGNSLVEKDLVNEAIAVMEKAEKAGTKLHLPVDFVYAEDHTATEKSGTCTADAVPDNVMVLDIGPKTVELFTSVIAQSKTIVWNGPMGLFETPAFAEGSFAVCRAIADLDDCISIVGGGDTDAVVHALHMADKFSFISTGGGSFLEFLEGKELPAFKALKECMVK; the protein is encoded by the coding sequence ATGAAGTTTATTGATCAAGCTGAAATTCAAGGGAAAAAACTGCTATTCAGAGTCGATTTCAACGTTCCATTGGATGGCGATGTCATCACTGACGACAACAGAATTCAAGCGGCTATCCCCACTTTGAAATACGCATTGAAAAATGGTGCCGCTATTATCTTGTGTGCACATCTTGGGAAGCCCAAGGGCAAAGTCGTTCCAGAGTTATCCCTGGCCCCTGTCGCAAAGCGAACAGCTGAACTGTTGGGAATTGATGTTCCGCTTGCGTTCGATTCAGTTGGAGAGAATGCCAGGGTCATGGCTGCCGAACTTAAGCCTGGTCAGGCCATGATGTTGGAAAACCTGCGTTTCAATCCTGAGGAGACCGGTAAAACCGAGCAAGCGCGTGGAGATTTTGGCAAAAAGCTCGCTTCACTGGCGGATGTTTATGTTAATGATGCCTTTGGCGTTGCCCATAGAGAGAATGCATCCGTTGTTGATATTCCAAGACATGCAAAAGAGTGTTGTGCAGGCTTTCTGCTGAAGAAAGAGCTTGAATATCTTGGAGATGCGCTCTCTGACCCCAAACGCCCTTATGTGTGTATTTCCGGTGGAGCCAAGGTCTCTTCCAAGCTTGGAATATTGAACAACCTGCTAGGAAAAGTTGACGACATCATCATCGGCGGCGCCATGGCCAATACTTTTTTGCTCGCTCAGGGACAATCGGTTGGTAATTCACTCGTCGAAAAAGACCTGGTGAATGAAGCCATTGCAGTTATGGAGAAAGCTGAGAAGGCTGGAACCAAGCTCCACCTACCTGTGGATTTTGTTTATGCAGAAGATCACACTGCAACCGAAAAGAGTGGTACCTGCACAGCGGACGCTGTTCCAGATAACGTCATGGTGCTTGATATAGGACCCAAAACAGTTGAGCTCTTCACGTCAGTAATCGCTCAATCCAAAACCATAGTATGGAACGGTCCCATGGGGCTCTTTGAGACTCCTGCTTTTGCTGAGGGGTCTTTTGCCGTTTGTCGGGCGATAGCTGATTTGGATGATTGCATAAGCATTGTCGGCGGGGGAGATACCGATGCCGTGGTTCACGCCCTGCACATGGCCGACAAGTTCAGTTTTATTTCCACAGGTGGTGGATCTTTTCTCGAGTTTCTTGAGGGGAAAGAACTGCCCGCTTTCAAAGCTCTGAAGGAGTGTATGGTAAAATGA
- the rimI gene encoding ribosomal protein S18-alanine N-acetyltransferase — protein sequence MNIEVERLNATDVDDLIELEHACFEYHWSRDQFLLGLERGAFIILGTRTDGVLSGYIAISIIKDEMEILNLAVRSEFRKHGLATALLKHAFTICKESGVAKGFLDVKVSNAPAIELYQKFGYKQIGVRKKYYPDTKEDALLFRVDFV from the coding sequence ATGAATATTGAAGTTGAACGGTTGAACGCCACTGATGTCGACGATCTCATTGAATTGGAACATGCGTGTTTCGAATATCACTGGAGTCGAGACCAGTTTTTGTTGGGATTGGAGCGCGGAGCGTTCATCATTCTTGGGACCCGTACAGATGGCGTCCTTTCAGGATATATTGCTATCTCTATCATCAAAGATGAGATGGAGATACTTAATCTGGCTGTACGCTCAGAGTTCAGAAAGCATGGTTTGGCAACGGCATTGCTGAAGCATGCATTTACTATATGTAAAGAGAGTGGTGTCGCGAAGGGTTTTTTGGATGTGAAAGTTTCCAATGCTCCTGCTATCGAACTGTATCAAAAATTTGGGTACAAGCAGATAGGTGTACGCAAGAAGTATTACCCCGACACCAAAGAAGATGCATTATTGTTTAGGGTTGATTTTGTTTAG
- a CDS encoding NUDIX hydrolase produces the protein MNKENKNGSPDDQLHLLEVVDDNNRPIAALPAEITHRQLLKHRSVQVMIFNSDRKIYLQKRHKQKSIFPGRWDISARTHPHVNESTEDAAIRVLHEKLDMEVESLQFVRTLPACPETAFENMTIYALTKNTQPIKPNSKEVEEGYYFSNEELTCLVKEFRELLTPNIVTLWEAGLLVAP, from the coding sequence TTGAATAAAGAAAACAAGAACGGCTCACCCGATGATCAGCTTCATCTCCTGGAGGTTGTTGATGACAACAATCGTCCGATTGCCGCATTACCAGCAGAGATAACTCATCGCCAGCTACTGAAGCACCGCTCAGTTCAGGTGATGATTTTCAATTCTGATCGAAAAATATATCTCCAGAAGAGACATAAGCAAAAAAGCATCTTTCCTGGCCGTTGGGATATTTCTGCCCGAACACACCCACATGTAAACGAATCTACGGAAGATGCGGCGATTCGTGTACTTCACGAAAAGTTGGATATGGAGGTTGAGTCCCTGCAGTTTGTCAGAACGCTTCCAGCCTGCCCTGAAACTGCCTTTGAAAACATGACCATCTATGCGCTGACAAAAAACACACAGCCCATCAAACCGAACTCAAAAGAGGTTGAAGAAGGTTACTATTTCTCCAATGAAGAGCTAACCTGTCTTGTCAAAGAATTCAGAGAGCTTCTGACTCCAAACATCGTTACCCTGTGGGAAGCAGGTTTACTGGTCGCTCCCTAA
- a CDS encoding inositol monophosphatase family protein — protein MRDFDIDAVVAQVIPIVREAGELVRDAFGADKKITHKGRVDLVTETDIAVEKFLVERLAPLLPEATFLAEESAKETQLGAFTWIIDPLDGTTNFAHGLPFVANSIALWHEDRVVLGVVNLPILGELFSAVEGRGAYLNDSRISVSEEASLDKTVIATGFPYAIEEHLNDVLNNLEKLLPIVQGVRRPGAAAMDLAYVAAGRYDGFYESALNPWDTAAGLLLVQEAGGRVSERDCEKEYTFSSPNILATNGRIHDDLSKILTEC, from the coding sequence ATGCGGGATTTCGATATTGATGCTGTAGTTGCTCAGGTTATTCCCATAGTCAGGGAAGCTGGAGAGCTGGTCCGTGATGCTTTTGGGGCGGATAAAAAAATCACCCACAAGGGACGGGTGGATTTGGTAACGGAAACTGATATAGCTGTCGAAAAATTCCTGGTAGAGCGCCTTGCACCTCTTTTGCCTGAAGCTACGTTTCTAGCCGAGGAGTCGGCCAAGGAAACACAGCTGGGAGCATTTACATGGATAATCGATCCGTTGGACGGAACCACCAACTTTGCTCATGGGCTGCCTTTTGTCGCTAATTCAATCGCTCTTTGGCATGAAGACAGAGTTGTTTTAGGGGTAGTCAACCTACCTATACTGGGTGAATTGTTCTCGGCTGTTGAAGGGCGGGGGGCCTATCTCAATGACTCTCGGATATCAGTTTCTGAAGAGGCTTCATTGGATAAAACCGTGATAGCGACAGGATTCCCTTATGCCATTGAGGAACATTTGAACGATGTACTCAATAATCTCGAGAAACTCTTGCCGATTGTTCAGGGAGTGCGTCGTCCTGGAGCTGCAGCCATGGACCTGGCTTATGTGGCAGCCGGTAGGTATGATGGATTCTATGAAAGTGCACTGAACCCTTGGGATACAGCGGCAGGTCTTTTACTTGTGCAAGAAGCAGGGGGGAGGGTCTCTGAGAGAGATTGTGAAAAGGAGTATACCTTTTCATCTCCGAACATACTGGCAACCAATGGACGAATTCACGATGATCTGAGTAAAATTCTGACTGAATGTTAG
- a CDS encoding DUF6485 family protein: MKKKDQCPRSGINEQYCSCTYSCDKHGICCECLHYHRQRGEIPACYFSEEEEKTYNRTVEFFIQRRA, encoded by the coding sequence ATGAAGAAGAAAGATCAGTGTCCACGATCTGGAATCAATGAGCAGTATTGCTCCTGCACATACTCTTGTGACAAGCATGGCATTTGTTGCGAATGTCTGCATTATCATCGCCAGAGAGGTGAGATTCCAGCCTGTTATTTCTCTGAAGAAGAAGAGAAGACCTATAACAGGACCGTAGAGTTTTTTATTCAACGCAGAGCCTAA